One window of the Eucalyptus grandis isolate ANBG69807.140 chromosome 6, ASM1654582v1, whole genome shotgun sequence genome contains the following:
- the LOC104449160 gene encoding uncharacterized protein LOC104449160, with amino-acid sequence MTSVTMATATTTSNECCMCGDHGLPEELFQCKICHFRSQHRYCSNLYPKAKSYRLCNWCLAQNQDGSSSKERTNKSSNHLSARKNGACEEETNEKSKKRNNKGRKIGYRDDHGDPKGETTDSLQFPCAKKQKKPLQSLAPTIRKRIISSGDLEEKRRREKEEERSKSDSNVGVGMGKRAVLRSKRVIRRYKLLDEVSS; translated from the exons ATGACAAGCGTTACCATGGCAACAGCAACGACGACGAGCAACGAGTGCTGCATGTGCGGGGATCATGGCTTGCCTGAGGAGCTCTTTCAGTGCAAGATTTGCCATTTCAGGTCTCAAcacag GTACTGTAGCAATCTCTACCCCAAGGCCAAGTCATACCGACTTTGCAATTGGTGTCTGGCTCAAAATCAGGATGGATCCTCCTCCAAGGAGAGGACGAATAAATCTTCAAATCATTTGTCGGCTCGCAAGAACGGCGCTTGTGAAGAGGAGACCAATGAGAAGAGCAAGAAGAGAAATAACAAAGGCAGAAAAATAGGCTACCGTGACGATCATGGCGACCCGAAAGGCGAAACGACTGATTCTTTGCAGTTTCCATGCGCAAAGAAACAGAAGAAGCCGCTACAGAGCTTGGCACCGACCATCCGGAAGAGGATCATCTCCAGTGGTGACTTGGAAGAGAAGCGCAGAagggagaaggaagaggagCGGTCAAAGTCAGACAGCAATGTTGGCGTTGGCATGGGAAAGCGGGCGGTATTAAGGAGCAAAAGAGTCATCAGAAGGTATAAACTCCTGGATGAAGTATCGAGCTGA